In Priestia megaterium NBRC 15308 = ATCC 14581, the following proteins share a genomic window:
- a CDS encoding GNAT family N-acetyltransferase, with the protein MIIIKPLSQCSFSDALEAFNKGFEDYYIPIELSLDQFTCRFGFDQLSVDHSFMAFYNNTPAGIMLNGIKKVKGKKHAWNGGTSVALPYRKIGIGEALLKATLERYQQQGVVEASLEAFKVNEKAIHLYQKYGYEIVDTLLFLKHRGSFHASLLKKKNQLTYSFKRRLAKDIQNLPFYTYDVPWKNQFDCIHDGEAFIALDEKNEEVGYLLFQKNFSSIGIVNSVTFYLGSVKEHISNSEDVLDFLLATIFNMYGPIAYNTYNVPEKRNSLLVKKLKSFGFQDLYTDEGIKLEQVFMKKQL; encoded by the coding sequence GTGATTATAATTAAGCCTTTAAGCCAGTGTTCTTTTTCTGATGCGCTAGAAGCATTCAATAAGGGTTTTGAAGATTATTACATTCCGATTGAGCTGTCGCTAGATCAATTCACTTGTAGATTTGGTTTCGATCAGCTATCTGTCGACCATTCTTTTATGGCTTTTTATAATAATACACCAGCCGGAATTATGTTAAATGGAATAAAAAAGGTCAAGGGAAAAAAACATGCTTGGAATGGAGGCACAAGTGTAGCCCTACCTTACCGAAAAATAGGAATTGGAGAAGCCTTACTAAAAGCTACACTTGAGAGATATCAGCAGCAAGGAGTAGTGGAAGCCAGTCTGGAAGCATTTAAAGTGAATGAAAAAGCCATTCACCTTTATCAGAAATATGGATATGAAATTGTAGATACGCTTTTATTTCTAAAGCATAGAGGTAGTTTTCACGCTTCTCTACTTAAAAAGAAGAATCAGCTTACGTATTCGTTCAAGCGAAGGCTTGCAAAAGATATTCAAAACCTACCCTTTTATACATACGACGTTCCGTGGAAAAATCAATTTGATTGTATTCATGATGGAGAAGCGTTTATTGCGTTGGATGAAAAAAACGAAGAAGTTGGCTATCTATTATTTCAAAAGAATTTTTCTTCCATAGGCATCGTGAATTCCGTTACTTTTTATCTAGGAAGCGTTAAGGAACATATCTCAAATTCAGAGGACGTTCTGGACTTTTTATTAGCAACCATTTTTAATATGTATGGACCAATTGCTTATAATACATATAATGTACCTGAAAAAAGAAATAGCTTACTCGTGAAAAAGTTAAAATCATTTGGTTTTCAAGATTTATATACAGATGAAGGAATCAAACTTGAGCAGGTGTTTATGAAAAAACAACTTTAA
- a CDS encoding cytochrome P450, giving the protein MNPKAVKRENRYANLIPMQEIKSVEQQLYPFDIYNSLRQEAPIRYDESRNCWDVFDYETVKYILKNPSLFSSKRAMEERQESILMMDPPKHTKLRNLVNKAFTPRAIQHLEGHIEEIADYLLDEVSSKEKFDIVEDFAGPLPIIVIAELLGVPIQDRALFKKYSDDLVSGAENNSDEAFAKMMQKRNEGVIFLQGYFKEIIAERQQNKQEDLISLLLEAEIDGEHLTEEEVLGFCILLLVAGNETTTNLITNGVRYMTEDVDVQNEVRRDISLVPNLVEETLRYYPPIQAIGRIAAEDVELGECKIKRGQQVISWAASANRDSAKFEWPDTFVVHRKTNPHVSFGFGIHFCLGAPLARMEGKIAFTKLLEKGGFSKVQNQSLKPIDSPFVFGVKKYEIAFNNA; this is encoded by the coding sequence ATGAATCCAAAAGCAGTGAAAAGAGAAAATCGTTATGCTAATTTAATTCCTATGCAAGAAATTAAATCCGTTGAACAGCAGCTTTACCCATTTGATATTTATAATAGCCTGCGTCAAGAGGCACCTATTCGTTACGATGAAAGCCGAAACTGCTGGGATGTATTTGATTATGAAACAGTAAAGTATATTTTAAAAAACCCGTCGCTTTTTTCATCCAAACGAGCAATGGAAGAACGCCAAGAAAGTATTTTAATGATGGATCCTCCAAAACATACAAAGTTACGAAATTTAGTAAACAAAGCTTTTACGCCAAGAGCTATTCAGCACTTGGAGGGTCATATTGAAGAGATTGCAGATTATTTATTAGATGAAGTAAGCAGCAAAGAAAAGTTTGATATAGTAGAAGACTTTGCTGGACCACTGCCGATTATTGTAATAGCAGAGCTGCTAGGAGTACCAATACAAGACCGAGCACTGTTTAAAAAGTACTCCGATGACTTAGTGAGCGGTGCCGAAAATAATTCAGACGAAGCTTTTGCGAAAATGATGCAAAAGCGTAATGAAGGCGTGATTTTTTTACAAGGGTATTTTAAAGAAATTATCGCGGAGCGTCAGCAAAATAAACAAGAAGATCTCATTTCGCTTCTTTTAGAAGCAGAAATCGACGGCGAGCATTTAACAGAAGAGGAAGTGCTGGGGTTTTGTATTTTATTGCTAGTAGCAGGTAATGAGACAACAACAAACTTAATTACGAACGGAGTTCGGTATATGACAGAAGATGTAGACGTGCAGAATGAAGTTCGTCGAGACATATCGCTAGTTCCGAACCTGGTAGAAGAAACGCTTCGCTATTATCCTCCTATTCAAGCGATTGGACGCATAGCTGCTGAAGATGTAGAACTTGGAGAGTGTAAGATTAAAAGAGGACAGCAGGTAATTAGCTGGGCAGCGAGTGCAAATAGAGATTCAGCTAAGTTTGAATGGCCTGACACTTTTGTCGTGCATCGTAAAACAAATCCTCACGTGAGCTTTGGATTTGGCATCCATTTTTGCTTAGGAGCACCACTAGCAAGAATGGAAGGGAAAATTGCTTTTACTAAGTTACTAGAAAAAGGGGGATTTTCCAAAGTTCAGAATCAGTCTTTAAAGCCAATAGATAGCCCTTTTGTTTTTGGTGTAAAAAAATATGAAATTGCTTTTAATAACGCCTGA
- a CDS encoding TIGR00730 family Rossman fold protein: MKSICVFAGSSAGIKTEYKEAAVSLGRYMAQKNYRLIYGGSRMGLMGEVANEMLQHGGEVIGIMPRGLFSGEIVHTALTELIEVESMHERKATMHELADAYIALPGGFGTFEELFEALCWAQIGIHKKPVGLLNVNGYYNPLMQMVQHAVDEGFSTDSAIRLINISDTPEQLISSMDTYTSPSEDQKWNTES, translated from the coding sequence TTGAAATCAATTTGTGTGTTTGCAGGATCAAGCGCTGGAATAAAAACAGAATATAAAGAGGCCGCCGTCTCGCTAGGACGCTATATGGCCCAAAAAAACTACCGGCTGATTTACGGAGGCTCACGAATGGGTCTGATGGGAGAAGTTGCAAATGAAATGCTTCAGCACGGAGGCGAAGTCATTGGCATTATGCCCCGCGGTTTGTTTAGCGGTGAAATTGTTCATACCGCGCTGACAGAACTTATCGAAGTAGAGAGCATGCACGAGCGAAAAGCAACTATGCACGAGTTAGCTGATGCTTATATTGCACTTCCTGGAGGTTTCGGAACATTTGAAGAGTTGTTTGAAGCTCTTTGCTGGGCTCAAATTGGTATACATAAAAAACCAGTAGGGTTATTAAATGTGAACGGCTACTACAACCCGCTTATGCAAATGGTTCAGCATGCCGTAGATGAAGGATTTTCTACGGATTCTGCTATTCGTCTAATCAACATTTCTGATACTCCCGAACAGCTCATCTCTTCAATGGACACCTACACGTCTCCTTCAGAGGACCAAAAATGGAACACTGAAAGCTAA
- a CDS encoding NAD-dependent malic enzyme, with amino-acid sequence MMNNLIRTLMVQTPTVPGNLGRVATAIGNVGGDIGEVETVKVGHNYTMRSITVQVESEDQLEELLEAVRSLEGIILHTVSDEVLHAHEGGKIQMKSKMKIESIADLRRVYTPGVANVCRAIQEQPDKAKIYTSIGNTVAIVTDGTAILGLGNIGPVAGMPVMEGKAALFDQLANVNAIPILLNVNEPEEIIQTVKNISPGFGGILLEDIGSPHCFEIEERLKEELDIPVMHDDQHGTAVVTLAAAISACRSTGVNLKEAKVGQIGLGAAGIATCRMFMAYGVKQVIGADKSPEANERLVSYGGKVADSLEELMENCDIVIATTGVPGLIQKEWIRKGQIILALSNPKPEIEPEDALEAGAIYATDGRSVNNVLGFPGIFRGVLNAGVRDITHTMLVAAAEAIANSTRPGDLVPHPLNLAVHEAVSEAVERAAVVHGEKDGVYR; translated from the coding sequence ATGATGAATAATTTAATACGCACGTTAATGGTACAAACACCGACTGTACCCGGAAACTTAGGAAGAGTAGCAACAGCTATCGGAAATGTTGGAGGAGACATTGGCGAGGTTGAAACCGTTAAAGTAGGACATAACTACACCATGAGAAGCATTACGGTTCAAGTAGAAAGTGAAGACCAGCTTGAGGAATTGCTTGAAGCGGTTCGTAGTTTAGAAGGAATTATTTTACATACAGTATCAGATGAAGTCCTTCATGCGCATGAAGGCGGTAAAATTCAAATGAAAAGCAAAATGAAAATTGAGTCGATCGCTGACTTAAGAAGAGTGTATACACCAGGCGTAGCAAACGTTTGCCGTGCTATTCAAGAACAGCCGGACAAAGCGAAGATTTATACGAGCATTGGAAACACGGTTGCAATTGTAACAGATGGCACCGCTATACTAGGATTAGGAAATATTGGTCCAGTTGCAGGAATGCCCGTTATGGAAGGAAAAGCCGCGTTATTTGATCAGCTTGCCAATGTAAACGCTATCCCTATTTTATTGAATGTAAATGAGCCGGAAGAAATCATTCAAACGGTTAAAAATATTTCACCGGGATTCGGCGGCATTTTACTAGAAGATATAGGGTCGCCTCACTGCTTTGAAATTGAAGAACGTTTAAAAGAAGAGCTCGATATTCCAGTTATGCATGATGATCAGCACGGAACAGCAGTTGTGACGCTAGCAGCAGCTATCTCAGCTTGTCGCAGCACAGGTGTGAATTTGAAAGAAGCAAAAGTAGGGCAGATTGGCTTAGGAGCTGCCGGTATCGCTACTTGCAGAATGTTCATGGCTTACGGTGTCAAACAGGTGATAGGAGCTGATAAGTCTCCTGAAGCGAATGAACGCTTAGTCAGCTACGGTGGAAAAGTAGCGGATTCATTAGAAGAGCTTATGGAGAACTGTGATATTGTTATTGCGACAACGGGTGTACCTGGCTTAATACAAAAAGAATGGATCCGAAAAGGGCAAATTATTCTAGCACTTTCTAATCCAAAGCCAGAAATTGAACCTGAAGATGCTCTTGAAGCAGGAGCTATTTACGCTACTGACGGAAGGTCAGTGAATAATGTGCTTGGCTTCCCAGGTATTTTCAGAGGAGTGTTAAATGCAGGGGTGCGCGATATTACGCATACGATGCTTGTAGCTGCAGCTGAAGCCATTGCGAATTCAACGCGTCCAGGCGATTTAGTTCCTCACCCTCTTAATCTAGCTGTACATGAAGCAGTATCTGAAGCAGTTGAAAGAGCGGCTGTTGTACACGGAGAGAAAGACGGAGTTTATCGATAA
- a CDS encoding ZIP family metal transporter, with translation MMDALMWGGVSGSAVLIGAIIAIFVPLKKQLTAYIMAFGTGVLLGAAAYELIQDSVKEAGIIPSSLGFLTGAGLFTLLDMTLAKKGAHKRKRSDHLVPASSGLAIFIGTIMDAIPESLMIGASLIEQHHVSWLLVVSIFISNIPEGISGTSGLLKSQYSQKKIFSLWLSVFFISALCSWIGYLFLQDATSKMMGFIASFAGGGIVAMVASTMLPEAFEEGGPVIGFIASLGLLTSIILDYLSF, from the coding sequence GTGATGGATGCCCTTATGTGGGGTGGTGTCTCAGGCTCAGCTGTATTAATTGGCGCTATTATAGCTATTTTTGTACCTTTAAAAAAACAGTTGACTGCTTATATTATGGCTTTTGGCACGGGCGTTTTGTTAGGAGCTGCCGCTTACGAGCTTATTCAAGATTCGGTAAAAGAAGCGGGAATTATTCCTTCTTCTTTAGGCTTCTTAACAGGTGCAGGACTCTTTACTCTTCTTGACATGACCTTAGCTAAAAAAGGCGCTCACAAAAGAAAACGTTCGGACCACCTTGTCCCCGCTAGCTCGGGACTAGCCATTTTTATTGGTACTATTATGGATGCTATACCTGAGTCACTTATGATTGGCGCAAGTTTGATTGAACAGCACCACGTTAGCTGGCTGCTTGTTGTCTCTATTTTTATCAGCAATATACCGGAAGGAATCTCCGGGACAAGCGGACTACTAAAAAGCCAATACAGCCAAAAGAAAATTTTTTCATTATGGCTTTCAGTTTTTTTTATATCAGCTCTTTGCTCTTGGATTGGATACTTATTTCTTCAAGACGCTACCTCAAAGATGATGGGTTTTATTGCCTCATTCGCCGGGGGTGGAATTGTGGCAATGGTTGCTTCTACGATGTTGCCGGAAGCTTTTGAAGAAGGTGGTCCTGTTATTGGTTTTATTGCCTCATTAGGGTTATTAACTTCTATTATTTTGGATTATCTGTCTTTTTAA
- a CDS encoding PH domain-containing protein encodes MEFEHLKGKLPLEAKKAMRWQSIFTHSLWLLATAGYFLLVHFFDWWSIIGWISAGLLVVSFIIYTIIAPNVYMNVYSYEVTDTQIDVQRGLFIWYHTKIPLMKVQHVETLTGPIFRKFDLASVKIITAAGSVEIPALGQRNAEALREYIARLAEVDDEDE; translated from the coding sequence ATGGAGTTTGAACATTTAAAGGGCAAATTGCCCCTCGAGGCTAAAAAAGCGATGCGCTGGCAATCCATTTTTACGCATAGCCTTTGGCTTCTAGCAACAGCGGGTTATTTTCTACTCGTTCATTTTTTTGATTGGTGGTCAATTATTGGATGGATATCAGCTGGACTATTAGTCGTGAGCTTTATCATATATACAATTATAGCTCCAAATGTATATATGAATGTATATTCATATGAAGTAACAGATACTCAAATTGATGTACAAAGAGGGCTATTCATCTGGTATCATACGAAAATCCCGCTTATGAAAGTGCAGCACGTTGAAACATTGACAGGGCCGATTTTTCGAAAATTTGACTTGGCATCTGTTAAAATCATCACAGCCGCTGGAAGTGTTGAAATTCCTGCACTTGGACAAAGAAATGCTGAAGCACTGCGGGAGTATATTGCTAGACTAGCAGAGGTAGATGATGAAGATGAGTAA
- a CDS encoding DUF4825 domain-containing protein: MKKIYTSLTLCTVFTWLSGCAYAPHNNLSAERVSASSIQYTSSSKHEASVEEITNKLPGHVYLKGIAFQDTQKPYYLAINYAAITNQHTFEKSWTSVKTKRILLHNATILLSAVQNADSVHFTINTTVPQTITITRKELTDFYGIDLRNYNDVKQVWKEKFEGQQEKIEEFYDAHPITEMQ, encoded by the coding sequence ATGAAAAAAATATATACTTCTCTTACACTTTGTACAGTGTTCACTTGGCTATCAGGGTGTGCCTATGCACCTCATAATAATCTGTCTGCCGAAAGAGTCTCTGCTTCTTCTATTCAATATACTTCTTCTTCAAAACATGAGGCTTCAGTAGAGGAAATTACAAATAAACTTCCAGGACACGTTTATTTAAAAGGTATAGCCTTTCAAGATACGCAAAAACCTTATTACTTAGCAATTAATTACGCTGCAATAACTAATCAGCATACGTTTGAAAAAAGCTGGACGTCTGTTAAGACCAAACGCATACTTTTACATAACGCAACCATTTTACTTTCTGCCGTACAAAATGCTGACAGCGTTCACTTTACTATTAATACGACTGTTCCTCAGACAATCACTATTACTCGAAAAGAGTTAACAGACTTCTACGGAATAGATCTTCGAAATTATAATGACGTGAAACAAGTATGGAAAGAAAAATTCGAAGGACAGCAAGAAAAAATCGAGGAATTTTATGATGCACATCCAATTACGGAAATGCAGTAA
- a CDS encoding PH domain-containing protein codes for MSKRLHPLYIAIAFIEHIKNNILPFVFVFIVNRHLLFTYWWATLLAGGVVALFAFFTWREFRYEVTETEVRLHKGILKKEKRFIQRNRIQSIQLDQPFVFRILRLARLRIDTASSGKDAEIDLSGISLKEAHHLKDTLKLSGSQPEIREKSPEHMMKVSVKQLALAAAFSGNFGYIFAALGFLYQYIDTYINRWVKTAYEEMIHQSMLGLFVLVAVIVVLAYVLSIVLYVIRFGGFTVERYDHYLHIKYGLLNKKSLTIPFHKIQAVTIEEGLLRRLFGWSSVSLNVVTSDLKEKVYLHPFIQQKEISALMNVYVPHYEYIKCPRNTAIQYAWYPLLLPLLLFAAAGIGTSFWKSMFVWVIAVLCLAYVFIHWLGYRQGGLMMDEVFVSIRSQFLTRKTTIIRRKKVEQIEVFAGTFLWKKGYRKIKISTMGTSGSYKSGYFPFEIWHPIFLQATSSKKA; via the coding sequence ATGAGTAAGCGGCTGCATCCGCTATATATTGCAATAGCATTTATAGAACATATAAAAAATAATATCCTGCCTTTTGTGTTTGTATTTATTGTCAATCGGCACCTGTTGTTTACATATTGGTGGGCAACGCTATTAGCAGGAGGCGTAGTCGCTTTATTTGCTTTTTTTACTTGGAGGGAATTTCGTTATGAAGTAACGGAAACGGAAGTGCGTCTGCATAAAGGGATTTTAAAAAAAGAAAAACGATTTATTCAACGAAATCGCATTCAATCGATTCAGTTAGATCAGCCGTTTGTTTTTAGAATTCTTCGCTTAGCCCGGCTTCGTATTGACACGGCCAGCAGCGGTAAGGATGCTGAAATTGATTTATCTGGTATTTCACTAAAAGAAGCGCACCATCTTAAAGATACGTTAAAGCTGTCGGGAAGTCAGCCGGAAATAAGAGAAAAAAGTCCTGAACATATGATGAAAGTGTCGGTGAAACAGCTGGCGTTAGCTGCTGCGTTTTCCGGGAATTTTGGCTATATATTTGCTGCTCTTGGTTTTCTCTATCAGTATATTGATACGTATATCAACCGCTGGGTGAAGACAGCTTACGAAGAAATGATTCATCAATCGATGCTTGGTTTATTTGTATTAGTGGCTGTAATTGTGGTGCTTGCTTATGTGCTGTCTATCGTTTTATATGTGATACGATTTGGCGGTTTTACAGTAGAACGCTACGATCATTATCTACATATTAAATACGGACTGTTAAATAAGAAATCCCTTACGATTCCTTTTCATAAAATACAGGCTGTTACGATAGAGGAAGGGTTGCTTCGACGCTTATTTGGATGGTCTTCCGTTTCGTTAAACGTCGTAACCTCTGATTTAAAAGAAAAGGTTTATTTACACCCGTTTATCCAGCAAAAAGAGATTTCAGCATTAATGAACGTATATGTCCCGCACTATGAATATATAAAGTGTCCAAGAAATACAGCGATTCAATATGCATGGTACCCATTACTATTACCGCTCTTGTTATTTGCAGCGGCAGGGATTGGCACCAGCTTTTGGAAATCAATGTTCGTGTGGGTTATTGCCGTGCTATGCCTTGCGTACGTATTTATTCACTGGTTAGGGTATCGCCAAGGCGGCTTAATGATGGACGAGGTATTTGTCAGTATTCGCTCGCAGTTTTTAACACGAAAAACAACGATTATAAGAAGAAAGAAAGTGGAACAAATTGAGGTGTTTGCAGGAACCTTTTTATGGAAAAAAGGATACAGGAAAATAAAAATTTCAACTATGGGTACA